In a genomic window of Candidatus Methylomirabilota bacterium:
- a CDS encoding cation:proton antiporter, with protein sequence MDNVWFLAAVWVGLALVATLLAIWLRISTALSEIVVGTVAQLVIGIIVGPHALGSSTAWVTFLAGAGAIVLTFLAGAELDPAVFRTKWREATVVGVAGFVAPFLGAAAIARFVLGWDVGPSWLAGVALSTTSVAVVYAVMLELGFNAVEYGKAILAACFINDLGTVLALGLIFSPFTRKTLVFVVVSAVVFVVLPFITPRFFRRYGGRVSELEAKFILLALFGMGGLAIWAGSEAVLPAYVIGMVLAGTVGKDHVLVRRLRTLTFGLLTPFYFIRAGSFVSVPVLIGAPLVLIVLFLAKMVSKIAGVLPAVAAFGYTRQETTYYTLMMSTGLTFGTISALFGLSHGVITAEQYSHLVAAVIGSAVIPTLVANALFMPRHLQPGKAGGLAPEVSLESIGRET encoded by the coding sequence ATGGACAATGTGTGGTTCCTGGCTGCCGTGTGGGTCGGGCTGGCCCTTGTGGCGACGCTGCTGGCGATCTGGCTTAGGATCTCCACGGCGCTGTCCGAGATTGTCGTGGGGACGGTCGCGCAACTCGTGATCGGGATCATCGTGGGGCCGCATGCCCTCGGCTCCTCCACCGCCTGGGTGACGTTTCTGGCCGGCGCCGGGGCCATCGTACTCACCTTCCTGGCCGGCGCCGAGCTGGATCCAGCGGTCTTCCGCACAAAGTGGAGGGAGGCGACCGTGGTCGGCGTCGCGGGATTCGTGGCGCCGTTCCTGGGAGCCGCGGCCATCGCGCGGTTCGTCCTGGGCTGGGATGTTGGTCCGAGCTGGCTGGCGGGGGTCGCCCTGTCCACGACGTCCGTGGCGGTGGTGTACGCGGTGATGCTGGAGCTGGGCTTCAACGCGGTCGAGTACGGGAAGGCGATCCTCGCCGCGTGCTTCATCAACGATCTCGGCACCGTCCTGGCCCTCGGGCTCATCTTCTCGCCGTTCACGCGGAAGACGCTGGTGTTCGTCGTCGTGTCCGCAGTCGTCTTTGTCGTGCTGCCGTTCATCACGCCTCGCTTCTTTCGCCGGTACGGTGGGCGGGTCTCGGAGCTGGAAGCGAAATTCATCCTGCTGGCCCTGTTCGGGATGGGCGGCCTGGCCATCTGGGCGGGGAGCGAAGCAGTGCTGCCAGCGTATGTCATCGGGATGGTCCTGGCGGGCACCGTGGGCAAGGACCACGTGCTGGTCCGGCGCCTTCGCACGCTGACGTTCGGGCTGCTGACGCCGTTCTATTTCATCCGGGCGGGGTCGTTCGTCTCCGTGCCGGTGCTCATCGGCGCGCCGCTGGTGCTGATCGTACTGTTCCTGGCCAAGATGGTCAGCAAGATCGCGGGCGTCCTGCCCGCCGTGGCGGCGTTCGGGTACACGCGGCAGGAGACGACGTACTACACGTTGATGATGTCCACCGGCCTGACGTTCGGAACGATCTCCGCCCTGTTCGGGCTGAGCCATGGCGTCATCACGGCCGAGCAGTACTCGCACCTCGTGGCGGCGGTCATCGGCAGCGCCGTCATCCCGACGTTGGTCGCCAACGCGCTATTCATGCCGCGACACCTTCAGCCTGGCAAGGCTGGCGGGCTGGCGCCTGAAGTCTCGCTGGAGAGCATCGGACGGGAGACATGA
- the crcB gene encoding fluoride efflux transporter CrcB — protein sequence MPRQHAPANAGVATRRWPLLEQIMLVGVGGAIGSVLRLLASVFAARWFGAEFPYGTLIVNLSGAFIIGLVQQLGTEALMIRDNARIFLTTGMMGGLTTYSTFSYETVRLMEANAWHQAWVNIIVTTTICLSLCFLGIAAGRLILTLRG from the coding sequence ATGCCGCGACAACACGCCCCCGCAAACGCCGGGGTGGCGACGAGGAGGTGGCCCCTGCTAGAGCAGATCATGCTGGTTGGAGTCGGAGGTGCTATCGGATCGGTGCTGCGGCTGCTGGCGTCGGTGTTCGCCGCGAGGTGGTTCGGGGCGGAATTCCCGTATGGGACGCTGATCGTCAATCTCAGCGGGGCCTTCATCATCGGGTTGGTGCAGCAGCTGGGCACGGAAGCCCTGATGATTCGCGACAACGCCCGGATCTTCCTGACGACCGGCATGATGGGCGGTCTGACGACCTACTCCACGTTCAGCTACGAGACGGTTCGTTTGATGGAGGCCAACGCCTGGCATCAGGCCTGGGTGAACATCATCGTCACCACGACGATCTGTCTGAGTCTCTGCTTCCTGGGAATCGCGGCGGGCCGGCTGATCCTCACGCTGAGGGGGTGA